The Nostoc sp. PCC 7524 nucleotide sequence GCCATTTCGTATTCATAGTTTTCCTCTCCGGTTACTTGTAAATCTTCACTAGCCTTGACTACCAGCATCACGGCTTTTCCATCTATCAATACTGGACGAGGCCAAGGACTGGTTCTAATGGTGCTATTGTCAGGTATCTTAATTTTGCTATCGTCCGATATCTGTCCACCTGCTAAATCTTGAATGCAGTCAATACTGATGCTTTGATAAAGTTGACTGGCTGTATAAACGCCCGAAAGTTCATACAAACCAGGAAGCCAAATAAATCGCCCATCATTCTCAGTTTTTCGCAAACCCACCGCCGCTAAAGCCCCGATAATTCCTTGACGAGTCCCAGTTAAACCTTCTAAAAATAGTCCTGCTTGAACGGCTACGCAATATGCTTGTGACTGAGTAAGGACTGTTTCTTTGGCTTGTTTACTAAAAGCTTGAACTGTCAGATTCACCTGATCCCAATTCGCTACACATAAGCCTACATCTGATCCTGCCTCACTATATTTCATGAGGTATTCTCGGCAGAAGTCAGTCAGAAAAGTCAGCTTTTCTGGGGTAGTTTCTACCATGATGCAGGCAGAACTATTATGTGAAGTATAGGGAATTTCGGGACTGAGAAAGAGTTGATGGCGACTGATACTAATGGTTTGAGCCAACTGTTGCTCAACAATTTCCTTTCTCAGGTGTCGTGCTAAATGACCTGTAGCACCACTGGTGATATTGTCAGTATCATCTATACCAATGAGTAAACGCATATACTATTGAAGTACGCTGTAGCCGTGATTTTTGTAAAGAGGTTTTGCTTGTTCGCTGAAGAGAAACTGCACAAAGGACTTAGCAGCAGCTTGGTTTTTACTATTATTTAAAATCGCCACTGGATAAACGACTGGAGAGTGAGAGGCTTCAGGGGCGATCGCTAAAATCTTCACTTTATTTGATGCTCTCACAGTGGTATCATGAACAATCCCCACATCAACGTTACCAGATTCCACAAAGTTGACGATTTCTAAAGCACTTCTGGTATAGACCAATTTAGGTTTAACTTGTTCTGTAATACCCAGATATTTAAAAACCTCCTCAGCATACACCCCTAGAGGTACACTACGAGGTTCACCGATGGCGATTCTTTTCACAGTCGGTTTTGTCAAATCTTGAAAGCTAGAAATACCCGTAGTATTTTTAGCGGTGATTAAAGCTATCCTACTTTTGATGAGATTTTTACGAGTTCCTGGTAACAACAATCCTTTTTGTTGCAACTCATTCATATTCTTGTTCGAGGCGGAGATAAAAATATCTATATTTGCGCCTTGTTCAATTTGTCGTTGCAAAACACCAGAGGCCGCAAAGTTGTAAGTAATATTAATATTCGGTTGCTGTTGTTGATAAGCTTTTTGAATATCCTCTAATACTGGTTTCAAACCTGCACCTGCTGATACTGTCAGAGTCACCGTATTAGGCTGTTGGGCAATACTCGGAGCTAAATTTGGTACAAGCCCTGCTATCACTGTCAATGCTACAGTAACTACTACCAAGCTTAAGTATAAAAAACGACGACCTAGATAATTACTCAATAATTTCATTTCAGACATCTAAAATTACCTACTCAGAAAATACCAAAAAAGTAGGTGTATAAATACATGAAAAACAATGTATTAGTAAATATTTTTGTTGTTCACATCATTGCTTGCGCCTAAAAGCTTTGTAAATAAAGAATTACAGCGAATAAAACAGTAAAAATGGAAATACCTTTTGTCATCATTTTTTTACCAATTAGGTTGGTAAAGTTACATAGCCTGAGTCCTTATTCTGACAAATTGCTATCGAATTTCAAAAATCTGTAACAATAGTAACATTTTCATGAATTTAATTGCTATACCCTTTTACCAATAAAGTTGGTAAAAATCTCAGGTATTAGTATCCAGCTTGCGTTAGCCTGGCTTGAGATGAAATCAAAAGCCGCTACCTCCTCTCCTACTTGTGTGTTTGGCGCAGATGGACTATTTCCATCTGCCAATTTTCTTAAAAATGCAGAGATAAATAATATGAAAGAGCAATCTGATTTTCTCTCTAATCTTTCTGACTTTCTCTATCCGCGCAGTTGTTATTACGGTCAGTTTAAACCAGAATACCTAGTATTCAACGCTAATCTTCAGGAGTTTGCCCAACGTGTGGGCTACATTAGCAGTCTGCAAACCAATGGTAAAATTTCTCCACAAGAAGCTTATGACCAAATCAAAACCCTGTGGAAACAATTGAAACGTGCGAAGAAGGAACTTGAAGCTACTTCAATCAATTTACAGAGTTTCTAAACCGAAAAAAGTATAAGTATGCTCCAGTTAGATGCTATTCGTCAGACATCCATGCAGGAAGTTCCGTATCACTGGGCTGTGATTGAAAATCTATTGTCTCAAGAAGCTAGTTTGGAACTAGCAGCTAGCTTCCCCCAAGAAAATTTTCGCTTATCGGCTGGGGAAGGATACGGTTATCTCTGGGGCGAGATGTTGGCTAGTAGTGATGATATGGCTTTAATGTACAACTTTGGTGAACTCTGGCGAGAACGCATTGCTGAGGGAAGATTATCATCAGACTTGCATCACCTCAGTCACAATTGGCAGCAACTTATACAAGTATTATGGCAACCCCAATACCGTCAAGCACTAACACAGATGTCTGGAATCGAACTCAAAGACTGTGCAATGGTAATTGGCTTTCGTCGCTACAATGGGGGACATTTACACCGTCCACATACAGATGAACCATCCAAAGCTTTAACACATCTAGTCTTTTTTAATGAGCAATGGCCTATAGAGTGGGGTGGTTGTTTACGCATTCTTAAGGATGAACAACCTGAATCGGTGTATCAAGATATTCCCCCACTGAACAAATTGTCAGCAGTGATTGTGCGCTCCGATAATTCTTGGCATATGGTAACACCAGTGACATCCTCAGTATCACAGCCTAGGCTAGTTCTCAGGATTGCTTTTTTCCGTCATCCCAGTATTGGCTTCTAGTCAGCTATTGAGTGCGTCGTTGTCTAGCCCAATTTCATCAATCTCAATTACCCAAGTGACACCCAAATTAACTGGCGGAGTAACATTAATACTTGCTGCATTAGCAAATCGTTTTAACTTTTGAGTCAAATAGGGAATAGTTGTCATAATGTTCTGATAACTTTCTATCTCAGGACAAATCATCACTAATACGAGAGTGCCACTTTGAATTTTGAAGTACCAATGACAACTTGCTAACAAAATTCGCGTTATGCGGTTACAAGCTAGGAAGAATCTTTGTTTAATAGCTTCTTCAAGTTGTCTGAATAGTATTTCACTCAAGAGTGTAGTTTGATTTGAAGGCAAATCATCAGGATGAATATCAGGCTGATTCATAAGAATAGAGAGTAGTGAATGGGGACTAGGGAAGAATGTCTATGGACTATTGACTAATAAT carries:
- the modA gene encoding molybdate ABC transporter substrate-binding protein, coding for MSEMKLLSNYLGRRFLYLSLVVVTVALTVIAGLVPNLAPSIAQQPNTVTLTVSAGAGLKPVLEDIQKAYQQQQPNINITYNFAASGVLQRQIEQGANIDIFISASNKNMNELQQKGLLLPGTRKNLIKSRIALITAKNTTGISSFQDLTKPTVKRIAIGEPRSVPLGVYAEEVFKYLGITEQVKPKLVYTRSALEIVNFVESGNVDVGIVHDTTVRASNKVKILAIAPEASHSPVVYPVAILNNSKNQAAAKSFVQFLFSEQAKPLYKNHGYSVLQ
- a CDS encoding DUF7219 family protein, whose product is MKEQSDFLSNLSDFLYPRSCYYGQFKPEYLVFNANLQEFAQRVGYISSLQTNGKISPQEAYDQIKTLWKQLKRAKKELEATSINLQSF
- a CDS encoding 2OG-Fe(II) oxygenase, whose amino-acid sequence is MLQLDAIRQTSMQEVPYHWAVIENLLSQEASLELAASFPQENFRLSAGEGYGYLWGEMLASSDDMALMYNFGELWRERIAEGRLSSDLHHLSHNWQQLIQVLWQPQYRQALTQMSGIELKDCAMVIGFRRYNGGHLHRPHTDEPSKALTHLVFFNEQWPIEWGGCLRILKDEQPESVYQDIPPLNKLSAVIVRSDNSWHMVTPVTSSVSQPRLVLRIAFFRHPSIGF